From Rubrivirga sp. SAORIC476, a single genomic window includes:
- a CDS encoding T9SS type A sorting domain-containing protein, with protein MLLRHSLLAGFFLSLLIAAPSSAQSGCPATFRFDALESSSADNVAQGLVFVQQDWDGTALVNDTRREYVASEGGTAGTLLFSRWSDGDGSGWPTPVDAETFAFDDQGRMLEHVYMASGGGPYQRDTLGYGASPYPTYEAREDWTGSGWGPNRRYAYDYTEAGTLAGYLFERYASGWATDIVFESDLDAAGNRILCRFRTEPGATPYRLTASTFDGDGRRTSVVTRNYDETAGAYVEADSTAMAYGPYGIVLHEAFDRDGSTWKLVERHTVTYSNEGSRAVAIQELPRSVGSGLVARVRKTLDLDPFSRPTSYLQEVYPDGASDWRPSVRYLYTYAADPRQTDVALDPTTDAFALSVAPNPSVGVFSVTLTASSPTTVEVFDALGRRVAEVRSGSVASGETRIPVDLRSLPAGVYVLRATTEAGGVVSRTATVVR; from the coding sequence ATGCTGCTTCGCCATTCTCTGCTGGCCGGCTTCTTCCTGTCTCTCCTGATCGCGGCGCCGTCGTCCGCCCAGTCCGGGTGTCCGGCGACGTTTCGGTTCGACGCCCTCGAATCCTCGTCCGCCGACAACGTGGCGCAGGGGCTGGTCTTCGTCCAGCAGGACTGGGACGGGACCGCGCTCGTCAACGATACGCGCCGGGAGTACGTCGCCAGCGAAGGCGGCACGGCGGGCACGCTGCTGTTTTCCCGGTGGTCCGACGGCGACGGGTCGGGCTGGCCGACGCCCGTGGACGCCGAGACGTTCGCGTTCGATGACCAGGGACGCATGCTGGAGCACGTTTACATGGCGTCCGGCGGCGGACCGTACCAGCGGGACACGCTGGGCTACGGGGCCTCGCCGTACCCGACCTACGAGGCCCGGGAGGACTGGACCGGTTCCGGCTGGGGCCCCAACCGCCGCTACGCTTACGACTACACCGAGGCGGGCACCCTGGCCGGGTACCTGTTCGAGCGCTACGCCAGCGGCTGGGCGACGGACATCGTCTTCGAGAGCGACCTCGACGCGGCGGGCAACCGCATCCTGTGCCGGTTCCGGACCGAGCCCGGTGCCACGCCGTACCGCCTGACCGCCTCGACCTTCGATGGCGACGGGCGGCGGACGAGCGTCGTCACGCGGAACTACGACGAGACGGCGGGCGCCTACGTCGAGGCGGACAGCACGGCGATGGCCTACGGGCCCTACGGGATCGTCCTGCACGAGGCGTTCGACCGGGACGGCTCGACCTGGAAGCTGGTCGAGCGTCACACGGTGACCTACTCCAACGAAGGGAGCCGGGCGGTCGCCATCCAGGAACTCCCGCGGAGCGTGGGCAGCGGGTTGGTGGCGAGGGTCCGGAAGACCCTGGACCTCGACCCCTTCTCCCGGCCGACCTCCTACCTGCAAGAGGTGTACCCCGATGGAGCGTCTGACTGGCGGCCCTCGGTGCGCTACCTCTACACCTACGCCGCGGACCCCCGGCAGACGGATGTCGCGCTCGACCCGACCACGGACGCCTTTGCGCTGAGCGTGGCGCCCAACCCGTCCGTGGGCGTGTTTTCCGTGACCCTGACCGCCTCGTCGCCGACCACCGTGGAGGTGTTCGACGCGCTTGGCCGCCGGGTGGCCGAGGTCCGGTCGGGCTCCGTGGCCTCGGGCGAGACGCGCATCCCGGTGGACCTTCGGTCGCTCCCGGCAGGCGTCTACGTCCTCCGCGCGACCACCGAGGCCGGTGGGGTCGTGTCGCGGACGGCGACGGTCGTCCGCTAG
- the smpB gene encoding SsrA-binding protein SmpB has product MADGIQTIVTNRRARYDFELTDHFEAGIVLTGSEVKSLRQGSAQLAEAFIKLGRTGVDLVNCTIPPYEMGGYANHEPRRMRRLLLHKAEIEKLRKGTEQKGMTIVPLKLYFKGGKAKVSFALGRGKKTVDKRQTINDRESKRRLDRIMKER; this is encoded by the coding sequence ATGGCCGACGGCATCCAGACGATCGTCACCAACCGCCGCGCGCGGTACGACTTCGAGCTCACGGACCACTTCGAGGCCGGCATCGTGCTGACCGGCTCGGAGGTCAAGTCGCTCCGCCAGGGGTCGGCTCAACTCGCCGAGGCGTTCATCAAGCTCGGCCGCACCGGGGTCGACCTGGTCAACTGCACGATCCCGCCCTACGAGATGGGTGGGTACGCGAACCACGAGCCGCGGCGGATGCGGCGCCTGCTGCTCCACAAGGCCGAGATCGAGAAGCTGCGCAAGGGGACCGAGCAGAAGGGCATGACCATCGTCCCGCTGAAGCTCTACTTCAAGGGGGGGAAGGCGAAGGTGTCGTTCGCCCTTGGCCGCGGCAAGAAGACCGTCGACAAGCGGCAGACGATCAACGATCGGGAGTCGAAGCGTCGGCTCGACCGCATCATGAAGGAGCGGTAG
- a CDS encoding GWxTD domain-containing protein — translation MRAFASLVVVLLLATAIPVSAQDTGALERGGEAYREARFDDAVRILSRVVDQDPDNAEAHYLLGRVLYDTRNPARDEARAGREIEAAVALDPQNMVYLVANLEQYRGAAWNFFQEMFRQRRRREIAAQLLAIDSTNAYAHEELGVQAIVDYYQYRNAIKLPGLAYRSVGERQREEVSQPNVEAASAAEGGRVVEIPIASEESGLGGFGGGIEGALEGQFGEDIQDRFDVEELRRRGVSVTDYAPRAQASYDRAIGHLRQALASDPRRRPVYDHVVRLATLSGRFEEALPDLAEMYVQFPEDAGMWLYAGLVNHRLGQYDAADIAFSRALDYMDGETRAAYTDLTLILPPDEWDAFRADPDGFSDRYWTSRDPRYLNTVNERRTEHYARLVTADLLYRSDDLDLPGWKTERGRLHVRYGPPETDVVIEGGLGLVVEQFAGRDEAFAIDPDAPAGVGLSNRFNVWDYGDGVRFVFEDPNRTGEFRLYSLPADVYGLQSVRNPSAMDFALIAQAEVRRRPERYAFQTPGRAVELPYRVAAFKGEGGRTDLYVNYGIPVSESETPSEGVQEDVDVTVKTGAFLIGPGREMLIERRRTVYGLRGAQIVPFDQTRLWTSTEPMSARPGDGYEVSLEFETASGQTGAVQRRAVDVPDFGGTGLRLSDVLLAYDAQEADRAVPGRVFRDGVSVQPAPWGVFRVGDPVYLYFEPYGLGMTDGRTDYEVEASLRPKDTSTGIRRLARRVFGGDGAAVSSAFEVQGDRADDAVYLFLDATGQERGLYTLTVTVRDRISGLSADRETDLLLE, via the coding sequence ATGCGCGCCTTCGCTTCTCTCGTCGTCGTCCTGCTCCTCGCCACCGCGATCCCGGTTTCGGCCCAGGACACAGGCGCGCTCGAGCGGGGCGGCGAGGCGTACCGCGAGGCGCGATTCGACGACGCCGTCCGCATCCTGAGCCGCGTCGTCGACCAGGACCCCGACAACGCCGAGGCGCACTACCTGCTCGGCCGTGTCCTGTACGACACGCGCAACCCGGCCCGCGACGAGGCACGCGCGGGGCGCGAGATCGAGGCCGCGGTCGCGCTCGACCCGCAGAACATGGTCTACCTGGTCGCCAACCTGGAGCAGTACCGGGGGGCGGCGTGGAACTTCTTCCAGGAGATGTTCCGCCAGCGTCGGCGTCGCGAGATCGCCGCCCAGTTGCTCGCCATCGACTCCACCAACGCGTACGCCCACGAGGAGCTGGGCGTGCAGGCCATCGTCGACTACTACCAGTACCGGAACGCGATCAAGCTGCCGGGGCTGGCCTACCGCTCCGTCGGAGAGCGGCAGCGGGAGGAGGTGTCGCAACCCAACGTGGAGGCCGCTTCGGCCGCTGAGGGCGGGCGGGTCGTGGAGATCCCCATCGCCTCCGAGGAGTCGGGTCTCGGCGGCTTCGGAGGGGGAATCGAGGGAGCCCTCGAAGGGCAGTTCGGCGAGGACATCCAGGACCGGTTCGACGTGGAGGAGCTGCGGCGCCGCGGCGTGTCGGTGACCGACTACGCGCCCCGCGCGCAGGCGTCGTACGACCGGGCCATCGGCCACCTCCGGCAGGCGCTCGCCTCGGACCCGCGGCGTCGACCGGTGTACGACCACGTCGTCCGCCTCGCGACCCTCTCGGGGCGCTTCGAGGAGGCGCTGCCCGACCTCGCCGAGATGTACGTCCAGTTCCCCGAGGACGCGGGGATGTGGCTCTACGCCGGGCTGGTCAACCATCGTCTCGGACAGTACGACGCCGCGGACATCGCCTTCAGCCGCGCGCTCGACTACATGGACGGCGAGACCCGCGCGGCCTACACCGACCTGACCCTCATCCTGCCGCCCGACGAGTGGGACGCCTTCCGGGCCGACCCGGACGGGTTCTCGGACCGCTACTGGACCAGCCGCGACCCGCGCTACCTCAACACCGTCAACGAGCGGCGCACGGAGCACTACGCCCGCCTCGTCACCGCCGACCTCCTGTACCGGTCCGACGACCTCGACCTGCCTGGCTGGAAGACTGAGCGTGGACGGCTGCACGTCCGCTACGGGCCACCCGAGACCGACGTGGTGATTGAGGGCGGCCTCGGTCTCGTCGTCGAGCAGTTCGCGGGGCGCGACGAGGCCTTCGCCATCGACCCGGACGCGCCCGCGGGCGTGGGCCTCTCCAACCGCTTCAACGTGTGGGACTACGGCGACGGCGTTCGCTTCGTGTTCGAGGACCCGAACCGAACCGGCGAGTTCCGCCTGTACTCGCTGCCCGCGGACGTGTACGGCCTGCAGTCGGTTCGCAACCCGTCGGCGATGGACTTCGCGCTGATCGCCCAGGCCGAGGTGCGCCGTCGGCCCGAGCGCTACGCGTTCCAGACGCCCGGCCGCGCGGTCGAACTGCCGTACCGGGTCGCCGCGTTCAAGGGCGAGGGCGGCCGGACGGACCTCTACGTCAACTACGGGATCCCAGTCTCCGAGAGCGAGACCCCGTCGGAGGGCGTGCAGGAGGACGTGGACGTGACCGTCAAGACGGGAGCGTTCCTGATCGGCCCGGGCCGAGAGATGCTGATCGAACGGCGGCGGACCGTCTATGGGCTCCGCGGCGCCCAGATCGTGCCGTTCGACCAGACGCGGTTGTGGACCAGCACCGAGCCGATGAGCGCCCGCCCGGGCGACGGCTACGAGGTGTCGCTGGAGTTCGAGACCGCCTCGGGCCAGACGGGCGCCGTCCAGCGCCGCGCCGTCGACGTGCCCGACTTCGGTGGCACGGGCCTCCGGCTCTCCGACGTGCTGCTGGCCTACGACGCGCAGGAGGCCGACCGCGCCGTGCCCGGCCGCGTCTTCCGCGACGGCGTCTCGGTGCAGCCTGCCCCGTGGGGCGTCTTTCGCGTCGGGGACCCGGTCTACCTCTACTTCGAGCCCTACGGCCTCGGCATGACCGACGGGCGGACCGACTACGAGGTCGAGGCGAGCCTCCGGCCGAAGGACACGTCCACCGGCATCCGCCGCCTCGCGCGCCGCGTCTTCGGCGGCGACGGCGCGGCCGTCTCGTCGGCCTTCGAGGTCCAGGGCGACCGCGCCGACGACGCGGTGTACCTCTTCCTCGACGCGACCGGTCAGGAGCGGGGGCTGTACACGCTCACCGTGACGGTCCGCGACCGGATCTCTGGTCTGTCGGCGGATCGGGAGACAGATCTGTTGCTGGAATAG